From Paenibacillus sp. GP183, one genomic window encodes:
- the recQ gene encoding DNA helicase RecQ — protein sequence MLEEASRILQQVYGYPEFREGQKMIITSLLVGKDTLGIMPTGGGKSICYQVPSLLMDGVTLVISPLISLMKDQVDALTALGVPATFINSTLESKEVEQRLQGALQGKYKLLYIAPERLESERFRARMHALNVPFIAIDEAHCVSQWGHDFRPSYVSIAPFIRDLPNRPIVAAFTATATAEVTEDIARLLALRDPDVYINGFSRDNLELTILRGKNKRDFVMNHVKAHTHQPGIIYAATRKEVEDVYELLKKKGFAAGKYHAGLSDEERSYNQEAFLYDDIRVMVATNAFGMGIDKSNVRYVIHYNMPKNMEAYYQEAGRAGRDGEPSSCILLFSAQDIMTQKFLIEQNQHSPERKANEYKKLQTMIDYCYSPRCLRNYILHYFGDEHVTEACRNCSSCKDDRDTVDITVEAQKIFSCIRRMQERFGISMITSVLKGSKLKKVMDYRFDRLPTYGIMRDLPEKEISDLINVLISEGYLQLSEGQYPVVKLQQPAADVLQGKIQVYQKVRRQEQKAAAIDNTLFEQLRLLRREISQKEKVPPYIIFTDSTLREMSEIVPTSAAGMLAIKGVGEVKFRNYGRPFLELLQSYTGESDIDAVVYDF from the coding sequence ATGCTGGAAGAAGCAAGTCGAATATTGCAACAGGTTTATGGCTACCCGGAGTTTCGCGAAGGCCAGAAAATGATTATAACCAGTCTTCTTGTGGGTAAGGATACATTAGGCATCATGCCGACCGGTGGAGGGAAATCGATTTGTTATCAGGTGCCTTCTTTACTGATGGATGGCGTGACCCTTGTGATTTCGCCGCTGATCTCGCTGATGAAGGACCAGGTAGATGCGTTAACCGCCTTGGGCGTGCCTGCAACATTTATCAACAGCACCCTGGAGTCGAAGGAAGTAGAGCAGCGTTTACAAGGCGCCCTGCAGGGAAAATACAAGCTTCTGTACATTGCGCCGGAACGGCTTGAATCCGAACGGTTTCGAGCGCGAATGCATGCGCTGAATGTGCCTTTTATCGCCATAGATGAAGCCCACTGCGTTTCGCAATGGGGCCACGATTTCCGGCCCAGCTATGTATCGATTGCGCCATTTATCCGGGATCTGCCGAACCGCCCGATTGTGGCTGCTTTCACAGCAACCGCAACGGCTGAGGTCACAGAGGATATTGCCCGTTTGCTGGCGCTGCGTGATCCGGATGTGTACATCAACGGCTTTAGCCGCGATAATTTGGAACTGACCATTTTGCGCGGTAAGAATAAACGGGATTTTGTCATGAATCATGTAAAAGCGCATACTCATCAACCAGGCATCATTTATGCGGCCACGCGTAAAGAAGTCGAGGATGTCTATGAACTGCTGAAGAAAAAAGGCTTTGCTGCGGGAAAATACCATGCAGGCTTATCCGATGAGGAGCGTTCCTATAATCAAGAGGCTTTCCTCTACGATGACATACGTGTCATGGTAGCAACTAACGCTTTCGGGATGGGAATCGATAAATCCAATGTTCGCTACGTAATTCATTACAACATGCCCAAAAACATGGAGGCATATTACCAGGAAGCCGGCCGTGCGGGCCGGGATGGAGAACCCAGCTCCTGTATTCTTCTGTTCAGCGCACAGGACATTATGACGCAGAAGTTCCTGATCGAGCAGAATCAGCATTCACCCGAACGTAAAGCCAATGAGTATAAGAAGCTGCAGACGATGATCGATTACTGCTACTCACCGCGCTGTCTTCGCAACTATATACTCCATTATTTCGGTGATGAGCATGTTACGGAGGCTTGCCGCAATTGCAGCTCCTGCAAGGACGACCGTGACACGGTGGATATCACTGTGGAAGCTCAAAAGATTTTCTCCTGTATCCGCCGAATGCAGGAGCGGTTTGGCATCTCGATGATCACCTCGGTACTGAAGGGCTCCAAGCTGAAAAAGGTGATGGACTATCGCTTTGATCGATTGCCGACCTATGGGATTATGCGTGATCTGCCGGAAAAGGAAATTTCAGACCTGATCAATGTGCTGATTTCGGAAGGGTACCTGCAGCTGTCCGAAGGTCAATATCCGGTAGTCAAGCTGCAGCAGCCCGCCGCCGATGTCCTGCAGGGCAAGATCCAGGTGTACCAGAAGGTGCGCAGGCAGGAGCAAAAGGCAGCAGCCATCGACAACACCTTATTCGAGCAGCTTCGACTGCTGCGCAGAGAGATTTCCCAGAAGGAGAAGGTACCGCCTTATATTATTTTTACAGACAGCACCCTTCGTGAAATGAGTGAGATTGTCCCGACTTCAGCGGCAGGGATGCTGGCGATCAAGGGGGTCGGTGAAGTGAAGTTTCGCAATTATGGACGTCCATTTTTGGAGCTTTTGCAAAGTTATACAGGAGAAAGTGATATAGATGCAGTTGTCTATGATTTTTAA
- a CDS encoding SWIM zinc finger family protein produces the protein MLKLQIPKNRMSYLMKQVQQLYDAVILERGWNYYHKGQVTSVQLKGITIEALVKGTQTYEVVIDLEHFPNSECSCPHEGLCKHIAAAFFYLYTPYGRPEMLLQQLKHAILTRRKSKGAPPTPSEKKTVIPAKPNENELPQEWNRFFDGKFHGFSISHQHSIETFYESALATLPAYADDWKSSREKLYRLHIILFIMRKIEQFYQDTKSSYLSYYHESGCKAAAENSLEKLVQVLEEIDPNTTFDADSDHWLTTLEMLGDMSLHGKDSPINWLFVYRCLWWGITGKSAWNKKEKQRLEMLLDKKDLLNRRRDILTIARAHFDVMEGKMDTALERLAALHTRHAADFFIYLKHDDQLEQWEDMLVWLRWLLPSIPKATHEDFRTFCQYWMDAAKHVDSDAEWVQVMESLLPRSYYYYTAYLLQTHRYKQWVDLQMANRISPLSLYALELRAIEEHDPGLLLPLYHQAAERAILEKNRASYKTAVRLLKKLNGYYKWLKLEDRWEQYIYRLSDKFSRLRAFQEELKKGKWIR, from the coding sequence ATGCTGAAACTGCAAATTCCCAAAAACAGAATGAGTTACCTGATGAAGCAGGTCCAGCAGCTTTACGATGCCGTGATTCTGGAGCGAGGCTGGAACTACTACCACAAAGGTCAGGTTACGAGCGTCCAGCTTAAAGGAATAACCATCGAAGCTCTTGTCAAAGGAACCCAAACGTATGAAGTCGTAATTGACCTTGAACATTTTCCCAATAGTGAATGCAGTTGCCCCCATGAAGGATTGTGCAAGCATATTGCGGCAGCTTTTTTCTATTTGTATACGCCTTATGGCCGCCCGGAGATGCTTCTGCAGCAATTGAAACACGCCATTCTAACCCGCAGGAAGAGTAAGGGCGCCCCGCCCACTCCTTCGGAAAAGAAAACAGTCATACCCGCCAAGCCGAATGAAAATGAACTGCCGCAAGAATGGAATCGTTTTTTCGACGGAAAATTTCACGGCTTTTCGATTTCCCATCAGCATTCGATTGAGACCTTCTATGAATCCGCGCTGGCGACGCTGCCCGCTTATGCGGATGACTGGAAAAGCTCTCGAGAGAAACTGTATAGACTTCATATTATACTGTTCATCATGCGAAAGATCGAGCAGTTTTACCAAGATACCAAGAGCTCTTACTTGTCGTATTATCATGAAAGCGGCTGTAAAGCGGCTGCCGAGAACAGCCTGGAGAAGCTGGTTCAAGTTTTAGAGGAAATCGATCCGAATACGACATTTGATGCCGACTCTGATCATTGGCTTACTACACTTGAGATGCTCGGCGATATGTCCCTGCATGGGAAGGACAGCCCGATTAACTGGCTTTTCGTTTACCGTTGTTTGTGGTGGGGTATTACCGGGAAGTCCGCTTGGAATAAAAAAGAAAAGCAGCGTTTGGAAATGCTTTTGGACAAGAAGGATTTATTAAACCGCAGAAGAGATATCCTCACCATTGCAAGAGCTCACTTTGACGTAATGGAAGGCAAGATGGATACCGCCTTGGAGCGGCTGGCCGCTCTGCATACCAGACATGCAGCGGATTTCTTTATATATTTAAAGCATGATGACCAGCTGGAGCAGTGGGAGGACATGTTGGTTTGGCTGAGATGGCTGCTTCCCTCTATTCCCAAAGCCACCCATGAGGATTTTCGTACCTTTTGCCAATATTGGATGGACGCCGCAAAGCATGTGGATTCCGATGCAGAATGGGTTCAGGTGATGGAGTCGCTGCTACCCAGATCTTACTATTATTACACGGCCTATCTGCTGCAGACCCACCGTTACAAGCAATGGGTCGATCTCCAGATGGCCAACCGGATTTCTCCGCTAAGCCTCTACGCCTTAGAGCTTCGCGCGATCGAGGAGCATGATCCGGGCCTCCTGCTTCCGCTGTATCATCAAGCTGCAGAACGAGCCATTTTGGAAAAAAATAGAGCTTCTTATAAAACAGCCGTACGATTGCTGAAAAAGCTGAATGGCTATTATAAATGGCTCAAGCTGGAAGACCGATGGGAACAATACATCTATCGCTTGTCGGATAAGTTCTCTCGATTACGTGCTTTTCAGGAAGAGCTGAAGAAAGGAAAATGGATTCGATGA